In one Lolium rigidum isolate FL_2022 chromosome 3, APGP_CSIRO_Lrig_0.1, whole genome shotgun sequence genomic region, the following are encoded:
- the LOC124703810 gene encoding putative cyclin-dependent kinase F-2 isoform X2 codes for MFYAHLMVCKAASHSQEMQEKKLQYKSQIDLRIRKLKSDLKKITGFQRCILQLEKSGRHCRTIHLWKPSSSSSARRPFSCYLASTFTSGVLTRALLGCYVPEWVSAREDLLVASWYVNFGLARAFGIPVRTFTQEVVTLWYKAPEILLGARQYSTPVDVWSVGCIFAEMVKQKPLFPGDSEIDKLFKIFRINYWNCWDLE; via the exons ATGTTTTATGCTCATCTGATGGTGTGTAAGGCTGCAAGTCATTCTCAGGAAATGCAAG AGAAGAAGCTCCAGTACAAAAGTCAGATAGACTTAAGAATCAGGAAACTGAAGTCTGATCTGAAGAAGATAACAGGCTTCCAG AGATGTATTCTGCAACTGGAAAAATCTGGAAGACATTGCAGAACAATACACCTCTGGAAGCCGAGCTCTTCCAGCTCCGCTCGCCGTCCTTTTTCCTGTTACCTTGCTTCAACATTTACCTCTGGTGTATTAACTCGGGCTCTCCTTGGATGCTATGTGCCAGAATGGGTATCTGCACGAGAAGATCTTCTGGTTGCATCTTGGTATGTGA ACTTTGGTTTAGCCAGGGCTTTTGGAATCCCTGTTCGTACATTTACTCAAGAG GTAGTAACATTATGGTACAAAGCTCCAGAAATTCTTCTTGGAGCGAGGCAATATTCCACACCAGTTGATGTGTGGTCAGTGGGCTGTATCTTTGCAGAAATGGTGAAGCAGAAGCCACTGTTTCCAGGCGATTCTGAGATTGATAAATTATTTAAGATATTCAG GATAAATTACTGGAACTGCTGGGATTTGGAGTAG
- the LOC124703810 gene encoding putative cyclin-dependent kinase F-2 isoform X3, translating to MRITSSSITSIREKKLQYKSQIDLRIRKLKSDLKKITGFQRCILQLEKSGRHCRTIHLWKPSSSSSARRPFSCYLASTFTSGVLTRALLGCYVPEWVSAREDLLVASWYVNFGLARAFGIPVRTFTQEVVTLWYKAPEILLGARQYSTPVDVWSVGCIFAEMVKQKPLFPGDSEIDKLFKIFRINYWNCWDLE from the exons ATGCGAATAACAAGCAGCTCAATAACAAGCATTAGAG AGAAGAAGCTCCAGTACAAAAGTCAGATAGACTTAAGAATCAGGAAACTGAAGTCTGATCTGAAGAAGATAACAGGCTTCCAG AGATGTATTCTGCAACTGGAAAAATCTGGAAGACATTGCAGAACAATACACCTCTGGAAGCCGAGCTCTTCCAGCTCCGCTCGCCGTCCTTTTTCCTGTTACCTTGCTTCAACATTTACCTCTGGTGTATTAACTCGGGCTCTCCTTGGATGCTATGTGCCAGAATGGGTATCTGCACGAGAAGATCTTCTGGTTGCATCTTGGTATGTGA ACTTTGGTTTAGCCAGGGCTTTTGGAATCCCTGTTCGTACATTTACTCAAGAG GTAGTAACATTATGGTACAAAGCTCCAGAAATTCTTCTTGGAGCGAGGCAATATTCCACACCAGTTGATGTGTGGTCAGTGGGCTGTATCTTTGCAGAAATGGTGAAGCAGAAGCCACTGTTTCCAGGCGATTCTGAGATTGATAAATTATTTAAGATATTCAG GATAAATTACTGGAACTGCTGGGATTTGGAGTAG
- the LOC124703810 gene encoding serine/threonine kinase NLK-like isoform X1 yields MHQGLLCLLILEYNISATFFLLPCFNIYLLPVTILKFILEMYSATGKIWKTLQNNTPLEAELFQLRSPSFFLLPCFNIYLWCINSGSPWMLCARMGICTRRSSGCILVCEYVTVFFFLQSYLYQILRGVAYCHSHRVLHRDLKPQNLLVDRCTNALKLADFGLARAFGIPVRTFTQEVVTLWYKAPEILLGARQYSTPVDVWSVGCIFAEMVKQKPLFPGDSEIDKLFKIFRINYWNCWDLE; encoded by the exons ATGCATCAGGGCTTACTATGCTTGTTAATTCTGGAGTACAATATCTCTGCAACCTTTTTCCTGTTACCTTGCTTCAACATTTACTTGTTACCTGTTACTATTCTGAAATTTATCTTAGAGATGTATTCTGCAACTGGAAAAATCTGGAAGACATTGCAGAACAATACACCTCTGGAAGCCGAGCTCTTCCAGCTCCGCTCGCCGTCCTTTTTCCTGTTACCTTGCTTCAACATTTACCTCTGGTGTATTAACTCGGGCTCTCCTTGGATGCTATGTGCCAGAATGGGTATCTGCACGAGAAGATCTTCTGGTTGCATCTTGGTATGTGAGTATGTGActgttttcttctttctccaGTCATATCTCTATCAGATACTCCGCGGCGTTGCTTACTGTCATTCTCATAGAGTTCTTCATCGAGATTTGAAACCTCAGAATTTATTGGTAGATCGGTGTACTAACGCACTGAAGCTTGCAGACTTTGGTTTAGCCAGGGCTTTTGGAATCCCTGTTCGTACATTTACTCAAGAG GTAGTAACATTATGGTACAAAGCTCCAGAAATTCTTCTTGGAGCGAGGCAATATTCCACACCAGTTGATGTGTGGTCAGTGGGCTGTATCTTTGCAGAAATGGTGAAGCAGAAGCCACTGTTTCCAGGCGATTCTGAGATTGATAAATTATTTAAGATATTCAG GATAAATTACTGGAACTGCTGGGATTTGGAGTAG
- the LOC124703810 gene encoding cell division control protein 2 homolog isoform X5, producing the protein MFYAHLMVCKAASHSQEMQEKKLQYKSQIDLRIRKLKSDLKKITGFQNGYLHEKIFWLHLDFGLARAFGIPVRTFTQEVVTLWYKAPEILLGARQYSTPVDVWSVGCIFAEMVKQKPLFPGDSEIDKLFKIFRINYWNCWDLE; encoded by the exons ATGTTTTATGCTCATCTGATGGTGTGTAAGGCTGCAAGTCATTCTCAGGAAATGCAAG AGAAGAAGCTCCAGTACAAAAGTCAGATAGACTTAAGAATCAGGAAACTGAAGTCTGATCTGAAGAAGATAACAGGCTTCCAG AATGGGTATCTGCACGAGAAGATCTTCTGGTTGCATCTTG ACTTTGGTTTAGCCAGGGCTTTTGGAATCCCTGTTCGTACATTTACTCAAGAG GTAGTAACATTATGGTACAAAGCTCCAGAAATTCTTCTTGGAGCGAGGCAATATTCCACACCAGTTGATGTGTGGTCAGTGGGCTGTATCTTTGCAGAAATGGTGAAGCAGAAGCCACTGTTTCCAGGCGATTCTGAGATTGATAAATTATTTAAGATATTCAG GATAAATTACTGGAACTGCTGGGATTTGGAGTAG
- the LOC124703810 gene encoding cell division control protein 2 homolog isoform X4, producing MRITSSSITSIREKKLQYKSQIDLRIRKLKSDLKKITGFQNGYLHEKIFWLHLDRCTNALKLADFGLARAFGIPVRTFTQEVVTLWYKAPEILLGARQYSTPVDVWSVGCIFAEMVKQKPLFPGDSEIDKLFKIFRINYWNCWDLE from the exons ATGCGAATAACAAGCAGCTCAATAACAAGCATTAGAG AGAAGAAGCTCCAGTACAAAAGTCAGATAGACTTAAGAATCAGGAAACTGAAGTCTGATCTGAAGAAGATAACAGGCTTCCAG AATGGGTATCTGCACGAGAAGATCTTCTGGTTGCATCTTG ATCGGTGTACTAACGCACTGAAGCTTGCAGACTTTGGTTTAGCCAGGGCTTTTGGAATCCCTGTTCGTACATTTACTCAAGAG GTAGTAACATTATGGTACAAAGCTCCAGAAATTCTTCTTGGAGCGAGGCAATATTCCACACCAGTTGATGTGTGGTCAGTGGGCTGTATCTTTGCAGAAATGGTGAAGCAGAAGCCACTGTTTCCAGGCGATTCTGAGATTGATAAATTATTTAAGATATTCAG GATAAATTACTGGAACTGCTGGGATTTGGAGTAG